The Paenibacillus sp. RC334 nucleotide sequence ACAGACCTGATGATTAAAGAAACGATGATCATGGACTTGCAGGCAACGACAAAAGACGGGGCGATTGAGGAACTTATCGCCAGTCTCGAAGCCAGCGGACGCATTAATGACCGGGCATTGTTCAAAGAAATGATTTACAAACGCGAAGCAGAATCCAGCACCGGAATCGGCGGCGGCATTGCAATGCCGCATGCCAAAACCAAGGCTGTGAATGAAGCGACTGTCGTTTTCGCGAAAAGCAGTAAAGGCGTAGATTTCGAATCGTTGGATGGGGAGCCAGCGAACGTATTTTTCATGATTGCAGCTCCAGAAGGAGCAGCGAATACGCATCTTCGCACACTGGCGGCACTTTCCCGGTTATTAATTGATACTGATTTCATCGGTAAACTTATGAATACGCAAACACCGGATGAAGTATCCGAGCTGTTTGATACCAAGCAGGCCGAAGTAGAAACAGCCAAGCAAGCAAAAGAGGCGAAGAAAGAAGCTGCCAAGGCACAGCAAACGCCAGACGTTATCGTTGGCAACCCGGATTCTGACGAGTTTGTGGTTGCGGTTACAGCTTGCCCTACGGGTATTGCACACACGTTTATGGCTGAAGACGCTCTCATTAAGAAAGCGAAAGAGATGGGTGTAAATATCCGGGTAGAAACGAACGGCTCGGAAGGTGCGCAAAACGTACTAACCCCGGATGAAATTCGTCGTGCCAAAGGTGTAATCGTCGCAGCCGACAAGAAGGTCGAAATGGCCCGCTTTGACGGCAAGCCTGTATTGCAAAGACCGGTAAGTGACGGTATCCGTAAATCCGAAGAACTGATCCGCAAAGCGCTGAACGGCGATGCTCCAATTTACCGAAGCGAAGGTAGGGGGAACGCGGAGGAGACGAGAGCAGAAAAAGCCAGCGTCGGCAGTAAAATATACAAGGATTTAATGAACGGTATCTCTCATATGCTGCCATTCGTTGTAGGCGGCGGGATTTTGCTGGCGATTTCCTTCCTGTTCGAGCAGGTAGCGGGAGCAGATAATCCGATCTTCAAGCTGCTACAAACGATTGGCGGTGGAACGGGTGCGTTTCACTTCCTGATTCCTGTTCTTGCCGGATTCATCGCGATGAGTATCGGAGACCGTCCGGCACTGATGCCAGGTATGGTTGGTGGTCTGATGGCTGTAAACTCCAATGCCGGTTTCCTTGGCGGTCTGGCAGCAGGTTTCCTGGCTGGTTATGTGGTTATCTTCCTGCGTAAAGCTTTTGCAGGTCTGCCGAAAGCACTGGATGGTTTAAAACCAATCCTGTTATACCCGGTATTTGGACTCCTAATTACAGGCGCGATTATGTTCTACCTGTTCGATCCGATTTTCGGTGGTATTAATACGTGGCTTGTCAATGTTCTGAACAATTTGGGTACAGGTAATGCAGTGATTCTGGGACTGATTCTGGGTGGTATGATGTCGATTGACATGGGTGGACCTTTCAACAAAGCGGCTTATGCATTTTCAATCGGTGTCTTTACTTCCAGTGGTAACACGAACGGGGCTATGATGGCTGCTGTTATGGCGGGTGGTATGGTACCTCCGCTGGCGATCGCATTGGCTTCGACGTTCTTCAAAAATAAATTTACTGAGCAAGAGCGCAAGTCTGGTTTGACAAATTATGTACTCGGTTTGTCCTTTATTACGGAAGGAGCAATCCCATTCGCAGCTGCTGACCCTCTGCGCGTCTTAACCTCTTGTATTGTAGGTTCAGCGATTGCTGGTGGTCTGACGCAGTTTTGGAAAATCAATCTTCCAGCTCCACATGGCGGAATTTTTGTAGCAGCTCTTGCCAATCATGCTTTGCTGTTCTTGCTTGCAGTGGCGATTGGCTCCGTGATTTCCGCGCTCATTCTGGGACTGTGGAAAAAACCGCTCGAAGCGAAATAACGTATTATAAATGAGTGGAAGTTCGCTCCAATTTTTATAAAGCAAAGCCGTTAAACACAGATTCAGTGTGTTTAGCGGCTTTTTTGATATGAGGAACATATCTTTATAGATCATCTATACAGGAGGAGCTGCTTCAGCTGCAATTAGCCTGTTACCTGGGCTAGTCCTTTTCCATGTATTCAGGTCAGGGGCTTTGCGCAGACAGTTGTTCCTTAACCAGTTGCATAAGCAGTTTTTGCGCCGAAGGCATGTATTGCTGGTGCTGGCTGCTGTGTAATAGTCCGACGGGAATAGACGGATCTGCCAACTGTAGAGGAATCGTGATGAGTTCATCTGGCAAAGGTAATGACGATAGAACCACCCCCACCGAAGAGATCGTTTTTACAAATGAGGGTATAGACGAAATTTGGCTTACGGTATAAAAAAACGGCATCGGCGGAAAGCGGGAAAGCTCTTTTTCCAGTCGGATATGGTACAGGCAGTTCTTCCCTCCAACGATCAGCGGGTATTCATACAAGTCTTCTAGATGAAGCTCGCTTTTGGCTGCAAAGGGATGATCACGGGATACGATAAAAGCAATCTGTTCGTGATACACAGGTTCAAAGTGCAGGGAAGGAATCGAGTATGGTTCCCCGCAAATTGCAAAATCAAGTGTGTTCTCCATCAGAGCATTCGAGAGTGCATCTGTGTTTCCTACTGTAAAATGGCACGTCATATTCGGCTTATGCTCCCGAAACTGACGCAGAACCTCAGGCAGCACGGTAGCCGCCACGGTTTCGATCACACCAATGTGGAGGGTGCCTATTTCCTCCTTTTTCAGAGACTTGGCCTGATCCAATACATAATTCCAATGCTGAATAAGTCCATCTACCTCTTCCGCATAATAATTGCCCGCAGCGGTTAATTCCGCATCCCATCCTCTTTTAAAAAGCTGAAATCCCAGCTCCTTCTCCAGTCTCTGAACTTGGCTGGTTACTGTAGACTGTGCGTAGTTTAATTTGGCGGCAGCCTTTGAGAAGGTTCCTTCTTCGATAATGGTACGAAACGTGGTTAGCTCTTTCAGATCCATGAACACTCATCTCCATCGATAAAAATGAATATATTTATGATTATTTTCAATTATATAGATAAAAATAGATAGAGTACAATTAATTTATCCCAACGGACAGGAGAGATAAACATGCCATTTGTACGAGTAGGATACATGGAGGATCAATACACAGAGAAGGGGCTGCCTGGGATTAGCCGCAGTATCATGAACGCTTTGATCGAACATTTTCAGGTGCCGGCAAAGGATTATTTTCAGGTTTTTCATGCTCATAAGCAGAGCGAGTTTTATTACAGTCCGGATTATTTACAGGTACCGAGAACAGACAAGCTGCTCTATATCCAAATTACGCTCGGATCAGGCAGAAGTACGGAACAAAAAAGAGCTTCTACCAAAGGGTAGCCGAACTCTTATCCACCGAATGCAAGATCAGGCCGGAGGATGTATTTGTAACACTGGTGGAAACGGAATTAGAGGATTGGTCCTTTGGCAACGGACTTGCCCAGATGATTTTATAGCTGGAAACTGCACATCTGCATACGATCTGCATAACTGCACATCAGGAACGAAGGGAAGTGTTGAATAAATGAAGCATAAATTAATCACATCGAGTGTACGGGAAAAGGTTGGGGATTTTGCGCCCGCTTTTGTGAACTATACGGAAAATGTTCTTTTTGGGGATGTATGGAGAAGAAGTGAGCTATCTCTCAGAGAACGGAGTCTCATAACCGTTTCCGCATTGGTAGCGGGTGAGCATGGGGGGCAGCTTCCCTATCATCTGAATTTGGCCAAGGATAACGGATTATCGGAAGAAGAACTGGTCGAGGTCATCACTCAGCTTGCCTTTTATGTAGGATGGCCCCGAGCAGCCTCAGCGATTCAAATCGCCAAAGACGTATTTCGGGGAGGAAAAGAGGGTTAGGCGTTCGATCATCCACGAATTTTATACCCTAAAAGACCGCTAAGCACAAGGACTCAAGTGTTTAGCGGTCTTTTAGGCATGGCATTGAAATGGAGAATAGAAAAGCCTATCTGATCAGATGCAGACAAAAATCCAGATCGGCCTGGAGATGCTTCTTCATCAGCCGTTCTGCCGTGTCACCATCATGCGCCCGAATCGCTTCGCAAATGTGCTGATGCTCGTCAATCAGAAAGGGGCGATGATAGTAAACGACCGTATGACGGAATAAATAAATGACGGATTGCATCCGGTCAAATAAACCAATCATCATCGAATTATTGCTGGCGCTCATAATGATTTCGTGAAACTCTTTATTCGCTTGCATCACCTCATCCAGCGAGCCGGAGCGCCCAATTTCCACACATTGCTCCAAAGCCAGCAGCTCTGTCTCGGACAGATAGGCTGCTGCACTTCGCGCAGCATGTCCTTCAAGCAGCATACGCAGCTCAAAGGTATTACGCAGGTCGGTTTCAGAGAGCTTGACTACACGCTTATTGACGATAAGCCCCTCCTGCTCCAGTTTGCGGATGGATTCACGGATAGGTGTCCGGCTCACACCGAGCTGCGTAGCAAGCTTTTCCTCGACCAGCTTGGTTCCCTGAGGAATCGTTCCGTTCAGGATCATATCACGTAGCGTTTCATAGGATTGCTGGTGCGCCGTTCGGGAGTTATTGCTGCTGTACTGCATGGTCATTCACCTCTACGTCTACTTTAGCGAAAAGACGGAGGTTAAACCTATGATGGTTGTCGCTGTTATCTGCGGCATCCCTGTGTTCATACAGGTGGGTATCGTGCTGTTGTTCCCGCTCGTATTCGTGATTGCCAAGCATACGGGAACCTCACTGATCAAAATCGGGATTTCCCTTGTAGCTGGATTGGCAGTCGTGCACAGTCTGATTCCACCACATCCGGCGGCGATGCTGGCTGTAGGTATTTTTAACGCCAATATTGGTAAAACGATCTTCCTTGCGCTCATCGTAGCGTTGCCATCCGCAGCCATTGCGGGTCCGATCTACGGAAGCTGGATCGCCAAGCGTATCAAAGTGGAGACCTCTAGTGAGTTGATGGAGCAATTTACGGAAACGAGAGAAAGAGAGCTGCCAGGCTTCGGTATTACACTTTTCACCATTATGCTGCCTGTTATTCTGATGCTCATGGCGACGATTGTTGATCTGATTTTGCCAGAAGCCAACGGCTTTAGACAGGTCTTGATTTTATCGGCAGTCCGATCATTGCGTTGCTGCTTGCCTTGTTGTTCTCGCTCTACTCTTTTGGTTATGCACGCAATTTCGACAGCAAGCAGCTATTGAAATTTACGAACGATTGTCTCGGCCCGGTCGCTTCTATCATCCTGCTGATCGGTGGTGGCGGCGGTTTCAACAAGATTTTGACCGCCAGTGGTGTGGGTGATGCGATTGCAGGTTTTGCCCAGCATGCACATTTATCACCGCTTGTGCTTGCCTTTGTCATTGCGGGTCTGATCCGTGCAGCCGTCGGTTCGGCTACGGTAGCCATGATGACTGCGGCTGGTATTGTCGCTCCAATCGCGGTCACCATGCCGGGGGTAAGCCCGGAACTGCTGGTACTGGCTACCGGAGCAGGCTCGATCATTTTGTCCCATGTCTATGACTCCGGCTTCTGGATTGTCAAAGAATACATGAACCTGTCCGTACCGCAAACCCTGAAAACGTGGACGGTCATGGAAACCATTCTCGGATTTAGTGCTTTTGCCATCGTAATGCTGCTCAGTATCTTTATCTGACTTATATCATAATCTATATTTACCAAACGACTTTTAATCATGATTGTATTGTTATTCTGGTTTGAAAGCGTTATAGTAAAAGTAATTGAATGAAGGGGCAAGTAACCTTCGGGATTGTTACTGGTTAGCAGGCGATACCCAAATAATGACTAATTATTTAGTCGTTATTTGGTTTTTTTTGTTATTACAAACTTTGTCATTACATCAATGAGGTGAGTAGATATATGATCATCCGGCAAATATTTAACAACAATGTTATTCGGGCCGAAAATCAGGTTGGTCATGAATTTGTTGTCATAGGGAATGGTCTGGGCTTTAAAAAGAAAAATGGTCAGAGGGTCGATGAGGAAAAAATAGAAAAAACTTTTGTATTAAAGTCCGATAAAATTCCGCAAAAATTAATTGATCTCATTGGAGAAACATCTGTGGAATATTTAAAGGTAGCGGATGAAATTGTAGGGAACGCAAAAAAGGAAATGGGAGATATTTTTAGTGATAACATTTATATCTCTTTGATTGATCATATTCAATTTGCTATCTCTCGGTACAGGAAATCCGTGGGACTAAAAAATTCACTTTTGTGGCAAATTAAAAAATTTTACAAAAAAGAATTTATGATTGGTATGAATGCGCTGGATATGATCCACGCTCAATTTGGTATTCACATGGACGAGCATGAAGCAAGCTTTATTGCCATGCATTTTGTCAATGCAAGGCAAGACGGTCAGGGAATGAAGCAAACGGTTGAGATTACGGAGGTCATTGATGACATTTTCAACATTGTAACCGATTACTATCAGCTGGCATTGGATGAAACTTCATTCAACTATTCCCGGTTTATTACCCATTTACAATACTTTGCTCAAAGAATGCTGAGTAACGAACAAGAGCAACGAGCTTCAGGCGACAACTTCTTGTATGAGCAGGTCAAAGATAAATACACTAAGGCTTTTCAATGTACCCATTTGATTAATCAATACCTGGAAAGCAAGCATGAAAGCGCTATGTCGATTGATGAAAAGGTATACTTGACGATTCATATACAGCGTGTGACTTCCAGAAACGATATTGCTGGTTCCTAGAAAAAAAGCTTGCAAACGATTTCTGAGTGATTTATAGTAGGCTCACAACTTAAATATAAGGATTGTTACTGGTTAAGCAGGCGATACCTAAATGAATGGCAGTGATCATTTTCTTTGATTACACAGGCCTTTCGTTTAGGTATTTTTTTGTTTTCAGACAATCTGCCCAGAAGGAGAATGAACATGGACCATAAGAAAATGGGCGATGACATCGTACGCCTCGTTGGAGGAGAAGAAAATATTAACGGGCTTGTCCATTGTGCTACACGTCTCAGATTTGACCTGAAAGATTCAAGAAAAGCCGAAAGAGAATCGCTAGAGAAGCATGAGGGCATCATTACTGTTGTCGAAAGCGGAGGGCAGTTTCAAGTGGTTATCGGGAGCCACGTTGCCTATGTATATACGGAGATCATGAAAAATAGGGATTTTGGATCGGACTCTCCTGCGGCTGGTGAATCAAGCGGAAAGAAGACATCGATCATATCTACAATCTTTGAAGTCATTTCCGGCAGTTTCTCCCCGCTGATTCCGGCGATGGCGGGCTCGGGGATGATAAAAGCACTCCTGACGGTTTTGACCTTGCTGGGGTGGATGTCTGCAACAAGTGATACCTATATGATCCTGTCCGCTGCGGGGAATGCTGTGTTTTACTTCTTACCGATTTTGCTTGGGATCACGCTTGGTATAAAGCTGAAGGCGAATCCTTATGTAGCAGGTGTCATCGGTGCGGCCCTCATGGAACCCAACTTTACGGGGCTGATGGACAAAGGCTCTGATGTATCGTTTTTGGGAATACCGGTGGTCATGATGAACTACTCGGCCAGTGTTTTCCCGGTTTTCATATCCATCAGCATATATGCGTTGGTGGACAAGTTTTTGAAGAAGATCATTCTTAAGGATCTACAGCTTTTTTTAGTTCCGATGCTGGCTTTAATGATTATGGTTCCGCTATCTGCGATCGCATTCGGACCTTTCGGTACAGGGGTAGGAGATTGGATTTCTTCAGGTGTGACATGGTTAATCGGTGTAAGTGGCATTTTGTCAGGGATTGTTCTTGGCGGTTTTATGACCTTTATGGTCGTCTTCGGACTTCACTGGGGGTTTACACCCATCACGATTCAAAATATCGGTGTTGGTGGTGATCCGATTGAGGCGATGGCTGCAGCAGCAGTATTTGCTCAAATTGGTGTCGCATTTGGTATTTTCCTGAAGGCGAAAAAAGATAAAACACTTAGAACTCTTGCGGGTTCCACGAGTATTACAGGATTGCTGGCTGGTGTGACAGAGCCGATTGTGTATGGTCTGGTGCTTCGTTTTAAACGTGTCATTCCCATTGTCATTATCGCTGGGGCTATAGGCGGAGCCATCAATGGACATTTTGGGGTGAAAATGACAGCTTATGTTTTTCATAATATTTTTGCTATTCCAGTATATACGCCAACCTTAATCTACATTATCGCCATTGCATGTTCATTTATAGCTGCAACGCTAATGGTTCTTATTTTTGGGTATGAAAGCAAGGTTAAGGGGGAGGCCCCGGAAATGGATGAATCCGTGAAAACAGAAGAACCCGTGGCCGTCGACATCAAGAAAGAAACGATATACAGCCCGATCACAGGCAAGACTATACCACTGAGCCAAGTGAATGATTCTGCATTTTCTACAGAGGCCATGGGAAAAGGGTTAGCCATTGAACCGTCTGTCGGTGAGGTCGTAGCGCCGATAGATGGAGTTGTAACCTCGCTGTTCCCCACAGGACACGCGATAGGCTTGACTTCAAATGCGGGTACAGAGATATTGATTCATATCGGAATTAACACAGTTGCTCTGAAAGGGAAGCATTTTAATCCAGTGGTTAAAGAGGGGGACAGTGTGAAACAGGGCGATTTGTTAATCCAATTTGACAGGGAACAGATTATAGAAGCAGGATACGATATTGTGACCCCTGTCATCGTTACACTTACTAAAAATAAAGTGGACGTATTCGAGACAAATCAGGAGCAGGTTCAGAAAAACGAAGTATTGTTAACTTTGGTTGTGTGATACAGGAAAGCGTCATCATCACATACATGGATTGCGAACATCAGAAGGATATAACTATAACTGGAGGGACTATATCATGAAACATGACCAATTGAAGGCATTTCCCGAAGATTTTTTCTGGGGAGGTTCAACTTCCGCTTATCAAGTAGAGGGTGCATGGGACGAAGATGGAAAAGGACCCTCTGTCATTGACATGGCTAATCACGTCGAAGGGGTCACTGATTTTAAGGTAACCAGTGATCATTACCATATGTTCAAAGAAGACGTAGCTTTGATGGCTGAAATGGGCTTTAAAGCGTATCGTTTCTCTATTGCCTGGACACGTATTTATCCACAGGGCGTAGGTGAAGTTAATCAGAAGGGAATCGCGTTTTACAGCTCATTAATTGACGAACTCATTAAATATGGTATTGAACCGATTGTTACTATGTATCATTTTGATCTGCCTTATGCTCTTGAAAAACAAGGCGGATGGTCGAAGAGGGAGACGATTGACGCTTTCGAGCAGTATGCCAAAACATTGTATGAGAACTTTGGAGACAGGGTGAAATATTGGTTAACCATCAATGAGCAAAATATGCTGATTCTCCATCCCGGCTCCATCGGAACTTTAGATACAAGCCTGGAAAATCCGCAAAAGGTACTTTACCAACAAAATCATCATATGTTAGTAGCGCAGGCGAAAGCGATGGTGTTGTGCCATGAGATGCTGCCTGACGCGAAAATCGGACCAGCGCCGAATATTGGGGTCATTTATCCAGCGAGTTCCAAGCCGGAAGATACGCTGGCGGCTGACAACTATGCAGCCATTCGCAACTGGCTCTATCTGGATATGGCGGTATTTGGTCGATACAATCACATTGCCTGGAGCTATTTGGTCGAAAAAGGATATGAGCCTGTCATTGAAG carries:
- a CDS encoding fructose-specific PTS transporter subunit EIIC; the encoded protein is MRITDLMIKETMIMDLQATTKDGAIEELIASLEASGRINDRALFKEMIYKREAESSTGIGGGIAMPHAKTKAVNEATVVFAKSSKGVDFESLDGEPANVFFMIAAPEGAANTHLRTLAALSRLLIDTDFIGKLMNTQTPDEVSELFDTKQAEVETAKQAKEAKKEAAKAQQTPDVIVGNPDSDEFVVAVTACPTGIAHTFMAEDALIKKAKEMGVNIRVETNGSEGAQNVLTPDEIRRAKGVIVAADKKVEMARFDGKPVLQRPVSDGIRKSEELIRKALNGDAPIYRSEGRGNAEETRAEKASVGSKIYKDLMNGISHMLPFVVGGGILLAISFLFEQVAGADNPIFKLLQTIGGGTGAFHFLIPVLAGFIAMSIGDRPALMPGMVGGLMAVNSNAGFLGGLAAGFLAGYVVIFLRKAFAGLPKALDGLKPILLYPVFGLLITGAIMFYLFDPIFGGINTWLVNVLNNLGTGNAVILGLILGGMMSIDMGGPFNKAAYAFSIGVFTSSGNTNGAMMAAVMAGGMVPPLAIALASTFFKNKFTEQERKSGLTNYVLGLSFITEGAIPFAAADPLRVLTSCIVGSAIAGGLTQFWKINLPAPHGGIFVAALANHALLFLLAVAIGSVISALILGLWKKPLEAK
- a CDS encoding LysR family transcriptional regulator encodes the protein MDLKELTTFRTIIEEGTFSKAAAKLNYAQSTVTSQVQRLEKELGFQLFKRGWDAELTAAGNYYAEEVDGLIQHWNYVLDQAKSLKKEEIGTLHIGVIETVAATVLPEVLRQFREHKPNMTCHFTVGNTDALSNALMENTLDFAICGEPYSIPSLHFEPVYHEQIAFIVSRDHPFAAKSELHLEDLYEYPLIVGGKNCLYHIRLEKELSRFPPMPFFYTVSQISSIPSFVKTISSVGVVLSSLPLPDELITIPLQLADPSIPVGLLHSSQHQQYMPSAQKLLMQLVKEQLSAQSP
- a CDS encoding carboxymuconolactone decarboxylase family protein encodes the protein MKHKLITSSVREKVGDFAPAFVNYTENVLFGDVWRRSELSLRERSLITVSALVAGEHGGQLPYHLNLAKDNGLSEEELVEVITQLAFYVGWPRAASAIQIAKDVFRGGKEG
- a CDS encoding GntR family transcriptional regulator → MQYSSNNSRTAHQQSYETLRDMILNGTIPQGTKLVEEKLATQLGVSRTPIRESIRKLEQEGLIVNKRVVKLSETDLRNTFELRMLLEGHAARSAAAYLSETELLALEQCVEIGRSGSLDEVMQANKEFHEIIMSASNNSMMIGLFDRMQSVIYLFRHTVVYYHRPFLIDEHQHICEAIRAHDGDTAERLMKKHLQADLDFCLHLIR
- a CDS encoding BglG family transcription antiterminator LicT, yielding MIIRQIFNNNVIRAENQVGHEFVVIGNGLGFKKKNGQRVDEEKIEKTFVLKSDKIPQKLIDLIGETSVEYLKVADEIVGNAKKEMGDIFSDNIYISLIDHIQFAISRYRKSVGLKNSLLWQIKKFYKKEFMIGMNALDMIHAQFGIHMDEHEASFIAMHFVNARQDGQGMKQTVEITEVIDDIFNIVTDYYQLALDETSFNYSRFITHLQYFAQRMLSNEQEQRASGDNFLYEQVKDKYTKAFQCTHLINQYLESKHESAMSIDEKVYLTIHIQRVTSRNDIAGS
- a CDS encoding beta-glucoside-specific PTS transporter subunit IIABC produces the protein MDHKKMGDDIVRLVGGEENINGLVHCATRLRFDLKDSRKAERESLEKHEGIITVVESGGQFQVVIGSHVAYVYTEIMKNRDFGSDSPAAGESSGKKTSIISTIFEVISGSFSPLIPAMAGSGMIKALLTVLTLLGWMSATSDTYMILSAAGNAVFYFLPILLGITLGIKLKANPYVAGVIGAALMEPNFTGLMDKGSDVSFLGIPVVMMNYSASVFPVFISISIYALVDKFLKKIILKDLQLFLVPMLALMIMVPLSAIAFGPFGTGVGDWISSGVTWLIGVSGILSGIVLGGFMTFMVVFGLHWGFTPITIQNIGVGGDPIEAMAAAAVFAQIGVAFGIFLKAKKDKTLRTLAGSTSITGLLAGVTEPIVYGLVLRFKRVIPIVIIAGAIGGAINGHFGVKMTAYVFHNIFAIPVYTPTLIYIIAIACSFIAATLMVLIFGYESKVKGEAPEMDESVKTEEPVAVDIKKETIYSPITGKTIPLSQVNDSAFSTEAMGKGLAIEPSVGEVVAPIDGVVTSLFPTGHAIGLTSNAGTEILIHIGINTVALKGKHFNPVVKEGDSVKQGDLLIQFDREQIIEAGYDIVTPVIVTLTKNKVDVFETNQEQVQKNEVLLTLVV
- a CDS encoding glycoside hydrolase family 1 protein, which encodes MKHDQLKAFPEDFFWGGSTSAYQVEGAWDEDGKGPSVIDMANHVEGVTDFKVTSDHYHMFKEDVALMAEMGFKAYRFSIAWTRIYPQGVGEVNQKGIAFYSSLIDELIKYGIEPIVTMYHFDLPYALEKQGGWSKRETIDAFEQYAKTLYENFGDRVKYWLTINEQNMLILHPGSIGTLDTSLENPQKVLYQQNHHMLVAQAKAMVLCHEMLPDAKIGPAPNIGVIYPASSKPEDTLAADNYAAIRNWLYLDMAVFGRYNHIAWSYLVEKGYEPVIEEGDMDILAKGNPDFIAFNYYTSQTVGESLDDGNDFSHTGDQHEIVGEPGAYRGSVNPNLQTTEFGWEIDPVGFRSTLRQIYSRYHLPLIVTENGLGAFDKLEEGDVVNDPYRIDFFKKHIDQIQLAITDGVEVFGFCPWSAIDLVSTHQGSSKRYGFIYVDREEFDLKDLRRIRKQSFYWYQKLIATNGEVR